In the genome of Monodelphis domestica isolate mMonDom1 chromosome 2, mMonDom1.pri, whole genome shotgun sequence, one region contains:
- the LOC103103209 gene encoding lysophosphatidic acid receptor 1-A-like, with translation MTLKGNCSWNGSQLWSPQLVLILGIPQITLNILSLVSNGVVIIVILASHDLHHPIFMLFGNLALSDFLSSSSSLWISVLFLAHPDNTVWGSRDLLIPYALFATSILSTIYNLVSIGMERYLMVVGGGLRAPARVSKRKAMTVVLANWVLAVTLGSLPLLSWNGLDSGCQPSELYGPFCIDYLIFITIPHCVVALALPLFSYLNIVLVLRKQDAAMESHVGEGSRSAEVPVVRTSIAIWLLTLASYVPFFAGVLVDASGWHCPEDLYPGFFVFRNVTAIMITLNALGNPVLYTLKVKSLSSKFLLLFSGCSPNNQIQM, from the coding sequence ATGACCTTGAAGGGGAATTGTTCCTGGAATGGTAGCCAGCTATGGAGCCCACAGCTGGTACTGATACTAGGCATTCCCCAGATAACTCTCAACATCTTGTCTCTGGTCTCCAATGGGGTGGTCATCATAGTTATCTTGGCATCCCATGATCTGCACCACCCCATCTTCATGCTCTTTGGCAACCTGGCCTTGTCAGACTTTTTGTCCAGCTCATCTAGCCTCTGGATCTCCGTGCTATTCTTGGCCCATCCAGACAACACCGTTTGGGGTTCACGTGATCTCCTGATACCATATGCTCTTTTTGCCACTTCAATCCTTTCTACCATCTACAACCTGGTCAGTATTGGTATGGAGCGGTATCTGATGGTGGTGGGTGGGGGACTGAGGGCTCCAGCCAGAGTGTCCAAGAGAAAAGCAATGACTGTGGTCTTGGCTAATTGGGTCCTTGCAGTCACTCTGGGTTCACTGCCTCTCCTATCTTGGAATGGTCTGGACAGTGGCTGCCAGCCTTCGGAACTCTATGGTCCCTTCTGTATAGACTACCTAATCTTCATCACCATCCCTCACTGTGTGGTGGCCTTGGCTCTGCCCCTTTTCAGCTACCTGAACATTGTTTTGGTGCTAAGGAAGCAGGACGCTGCCATGGAGAGTCATGTAGGAGAGGGGTCCAGGTCAGCTGAGGTTCCAGTGGTCCGGACAAGCATTGCTATCTGGCTGCTGACTCTGGCTTCCTACGTTCCTTTCTTTGCTGGTGTTCTTGTGGATGCATCTGGCTGGCATTGCCCTGAGGATCTATACCCTGGCTTCTTTGTGTTTAGAAATGTGACTGCCATTATGATCACCCTCAATGCTCTAGGGAACCCTGTACTCTATACCCTCAAGGTTAAGAGTCTGAGCAGCaagtttcttctcctcttctctgggTGCTCACCTAACAACCAGATCCAAATGTAA